Below is a window of Planctomycetota bacterium DNA.
GCAAGGCCGACGACCCACCGACGCCGATGGGCATGGCCGTCGCAGACGGCATCTGCGGGCTGCATCTCACACACGGTCTGCTCGCCGCGCTCCGACGGCAGCGACGCACCGGGCACGGCGCCCTCGTCGAAGTGTCCCTGCTCGAGTCGCTGATCGATCTCCAGTTCGAGGCGCTGACCACGCACCTGAACGACGGTGGCCGAGCGCCACGTCGCAGCAGCGTCACGGCTTCGCATCCGTACCAAGGCGCGCCCTACGGCATCTACCCGACGGCTGACGGCTTCATCGCGGTGGCGATGGGTCAGCTCGACGTGCTCAACGACGAGATCGGCCTCGACTGGGATGCCGCCCTGCTGGAGCCGCCAGCGTCATTCGTTCAAGCAGATGAGCTGCGGTGCGATCTTGGCAAAGCTCTTCTCGAAGAGACGACTGAAACCTGGCTGCGACGGCTCGGCGGACAAGGCATCTGGTGCAGCGACGTGCTGGACTACGCGAAGCTTCGTGATCACGGGGCGTATCGGGCGATCGACATGGAGCAGACCGTTCGTCGCGGTGATGTCGAAATCGCGACCCTCCGTGCACCGATGCAGCTCGACAATGAGCCCATTGTCAACGCGTCGGCCGCACCGCGTCTGGGCGTCGGTGGCGAGGAGGTCCTTGCCCGTCACGAGCCGCGCAGCCGAGCCACCGGAGCCGATCGCGCGTTGCCGCTTGCGGGCGTGCGCGTAATCGAACTCGCCCAGTTCCTTTCCGCCCCGTCGACCGGTTTGCGACTGGCCGACCTGGGGGCGGAGGTCATCAAGGTCGAACGACCCGAGACGGGCGACATCTGTCGCACGCTCTACGTCTCCGACACTGTGATCGAGGGCGACTCGACGATCTTCCACGCGATCAACCGCAACAAACTCGGCGTTGCGATCGACCTCAAGACCGAGCAAGGCCGCTCGCAAATGAACGAGTTGCTCTCTTCGGCCGACGTTCTGCTATCGAACTTCAGGCCTGGGGTGATGGACCAGCTCGGCCTGTCCGACGCATCTCTAGCCGAGCGGTACCCGAAGCTCATTCGCGGTGAGATCAGCGGCTACGGCGATACCGGGCCGATGCGGGACGCCCCGGGCCAAGACCTTCTGCTCCAGGCGTTCAGCGGCATCGCGTGGCTCAGCGGCAATCGCGACGACGGTCCCGTACCGATGGGGCTTGCCGTCATCGATCTCTGGGCGGGATCAATCCTCTGCACGGGCATCCTCGCTGCGCTCGCTTCGCGC
It encodes the following:
- a CDS encoding CoA transferase; the protein is MPADLPLKGVLVLEFCQYLAGPWAGLRLADLGADVVKIERPGSGDACRQLKTKGVEVDGDSLVFHTVNRNKTSLAANLKDPSDLQKVRALVAKADIVTHNFRPGVMDKLGLDYASAASINPSIIYGQVSGYGPDEPWRDKPGQDLLAQARSGLMHLTGKADDPPTPMGMAVADGICGLHLTHGLLAALRRQRRTGHGALVEVSLLESLIDLQFEALTTHLNDGGRAPRRSSVTASHPYQGAPYGIYPTADGFIAVAMGQLDVLNDEIGLDWDAALLEPPASFVQADELRCDLGKALLEETTETWLRRLGGQGIWCSDVLDYAKLRDHGAYRAIDMEQTVRRGDVEIATLRAPMQLDNEPIVNASAAPRLGVGGEEVLARHEPRSRATGADRALPLAGVRVIELAQFLSAPSTGLRLADLGAEVIKVERPETGDICRTLYVSDTVIEGDSTIFHAINRNKLGVAIDLKTEQGRSQMNELLSSADVLLSNFRPGVMDQLGLSDASLAERYPKLIRGEISGYGDTGPMRDAPGQDLLLQAFSGIAWLSGNRDDGPVPMGLAVIDLWAGSILCTGILAALASRESTGRGSRIQVNMLEAAADFQFEPITMHLYDGELPERTAGTNAHTLVAAPYGVYPTADGHLALAMADLRVLATLLDCESLSRFDDPGRWFADRDEIKAVIAKHLLTQSTTHWTDILDAADIWCSAVLDWHELLNHDAFKVLDMLQTVERGSGQTYETTACPIRLDGQRLKSPRGSCTIGEHDAVVLKR